The Sesamum indicum cultivar Zhongzhi No. 13 linkage group LG2, S_indicum_v1.0, whole genome shotgun sequence genome contains a region encoding:
- the LOC105155568 gene encoding putative cyclin-A3-1: MAAQENCTRVTRLAAKKRAAEEAMQQLQPQQNKKKRVVLGEIQNVLPSGDVGLGKNQKLGVENEKQKLKSKRNVRKGKVTVKETENTKEEKDSGIDLDMKSDDPQMCGAYVSDIYEYLHNMEMEAKRRPLPDYLEKVQKDVTANMRGILIDWLVEVAEEYKLLSDTLYLTVSYIDRFLSVNAINRQRLQLLGVSSMLIASKYEEISPPHVEDFCYITDNTYTMEDVVKMEADVLKSLKFEMGNPTMKTFLRKFTQIAQEDYESSSEQLEFLGGYLAELSLLDYGCVKFLPSLVAASVIFLSRFTLQPQLHPWNSALQRHSGYEAADLKECVCILHDLQMSRRGSALVAVREKYKQQKFKCVSTLSTPSEVPESFFEDIKSRIRPST, from the exons ATGGCTGCCCAAGAAAACTGCACGAGAGTCACCCGCCTGGCGGCGAAGAAGAGAGCTGCGGAGGAGGCAATGCAGCAGCTGCAACCGCAGcagaacaagaagaagagagtGGTGTTGGGGGAGATTCAGAATGTTTTGCCTTCAGGAGACGTGGGTTTGGGTAAAAATCAGAAGCTTGGTGTTGAGAATGAGAAGCAGAAACTTAAGTCCAAGAGGAATGTGAGAAAAGGGAAAGTGACTGTGAAGGAAACGGAGAATACGAAGGAGGAAAAGGATTCTGGTATTGATCTGGATATGAAATCTGATGACCCACAGATGTGTGGAGCTTATGTTTctgatatatatgaatatctTCATAATATGGAG ATGGAGGCCAAGAGAAGGCCATTGCCAGATTACTTGGAGAAAGTTCAGAAAGATGTGACCGCGAACATGAGAGGAATTTTAATAGATTGGCTAGTTGAGGTTGCAGAGGAGTACAAGCTTCTTTCAGATACATTGTATTTAACAGTTTCCTACATCGACAGATTCTTGTCCGTGAATGCTATCAATAGACAAAGGCTTCAGCTTCTTGGTGTTTCCTCAATGCTCATTGCCTC GAAATATGAGGAGATCAGTCCTCCACATGTGGAAGACTTCTGTTACATCACAGATAACACATACACTATGGAAGATGTGGTAAAGATGGAGGCTGATGTGCTCAAATCCCTTAAGTTTGAAATGGGCAATCCTACGATGAAGACGTTTCTCAG AAAGTTCACCCAGATTGCTCAAGAAGATTATGAG AGTTCCAGTGAGCAGTTGGAGTTCTTGGGTGGCTATCTAGCAGAGTTAAGTTTGCTGGATTATGGATGTGTGAAATTCTTGCCTTCTTTGGTAGCCGCATCAGTCATATTCCTGTCAAGATTTACGCTCCAACCTCAGTTACATCCTTGG AATTCAGCTTTACAACGTCATTCAGGATACGAAGCTGCTGATCTGAAAGAATGCGTGTGTATCCTTCATGACTTGCAAATGAGTCGAAGAGGAAGTGCTTTGGTTGCTGTGAGGGAGAAATACAAGCAACAAAAG TTCAAATGCGTCTCAACACTTTCAACACCTTCAGAAGTACCAGAGTCCTTTTTTGAAGACATCAAATCACGGATTAGGCCAAGTACTTGA